A genomic window from Lotus japonicus ecotype B-129 chromosome 1, LjGifu_v1.2 includes:
- the LOC130730747 gene encoding elongation factor Tu, mitochondrial-like has product MATTLALRNSSSTCRRHLSYLPFSSHILHSSLSSSPLFNDTPSSFSSPSSSNPWWRSMATFTRTKPHVNVGTIGHVDHGKTTLTAAITKVLADEGKAKAIAFDEIDKAPEEKKRGITIATAHVEYETVKRHYAHVDCPGHADYVKNMITGAAQMDGGILVVSAPDGPMPQTKEHILLARQVGVPSLVCFLNKVDAVDDPELLELVEMELRELLSFYKFPGDEIPIIRGSALSALQGTNDEIGKKAILKLMDAVDEYIPDPVRQLDRPFLMPIEDVFSIQGRGTVATGRVEQGVIKVGDEVEVLGLMQGGPLKTTVTGVEMFKKILDQGQAGDNVGLLLRGLKREDIQRGQVIAKPGSVKTYKKFEAEIYVLTKDEGGRHTAFFSNYKPQFYLRTADITGSVELPENVKMVMPGDNVTATFDLISPVPLEPGQRFALREGGRTVGAGVVSKVVS; this is encoded by the exons ATGGCCACAACGCTCGCTCTCAGAAACTCCTCTTCTACCTGTAGGAGACACCTCTCCTATCTCCCATTCTCCTCTCACATCCTCCACTCCTCTCTCTCCTCTTCCCCTCTCTTCAATGACACTCCCTCCTCGTTCTCATCACCTTCTTCCTCCAACCCGTGGTGGAGATCCATGGCCACTTTCACCCGAAC gaaGCCTCATGTTAATGTGGGAACTATTGGGCACGTTGATCACGGGAAGACAACGCTAACTGCCGCAATCACCAAG GTGCTTGCTGATGAAGGGAAAGCGAAAGCTATTGCCTTTGATGAAATTGACAAGGCCCctgaagagaagaagagaggaaTTACCATTGCTACT GCACATGTTGAGTATGAGACTGTGAAACGGCATTATGCACATGTGGACTGCCCTGGACATGCTGATTATGTTAAG AATATGATTACAGGAGCTGCCCAAATGGATGGTGGTATACTAGTTGTATCTGCACCTGATGGACCGATGCCTCAAACCAAGGAGCACATTCTTCTTGCTCGCCAA GTTGGTGTGCCATCTCTTGTGTGCTTCTTAAATAAAGTTGATGCTGTCGATGATCCAGAATTGTTAGAACTTGTAGAAATGGAGCTCCGCG AGCTTCTGAGCTTCTACAAGTTTCCTGGGGATGAAATCCCTATCATTAGAGGTTCAGCGTTGTCCGCTTTACAGGGTACAAATGACGAGATTGGTAAAAAGGCTATTCTAAAATTAATGGATGCTGTAGATGAATACATTCCTGACCCTGTGCGCCAGCTCGACAGACCTTTTCTAATGCCAATTGAAGATGTATTCTCCATTCAG GGACGAGGAACAGTAGCTACTGGCCGTGTTGAACAAGGGGTAATCAAAGTTGGTGATGAAGTTGAGGTTTTGGGTCTCATGCAG GGTGGTCCTCTAAAAACAACAGTAACTGGAGTGGAGATGTTCAAGAAGATTTTGGATCAAGGACAA GCCGGTGATAATGTTGGTCTTCTTCTCCGTGGTCTGAAACGTGAAGATATTCAACGTGGTCAG GTCATTGCTAAGCCTGGTTCTGTAAAAACATACAAGAAGTTTGAGGCAGAGATTTATGTGCTCACAAAGGACGAGGGAGGGCGACACACTGCTTTTTTCTCTAACTATAAGCCTCAGTTTTACTTGAGGACTGCTGATATCACTGGATCAGTAGAGTTGCCTGAAAATGTTAAAATGGTTATGCCTGGAGACAACGTTACTGCCACATTTGATTTGATTTCACCAGTTCCACTTGAACCAG GACAACGATTTGCCTTGAGAGAGGGTGGGAGAACAGTTGGTGCCGGTGTGGTGTCAAAAGTAGTGAGCTAA